The following coding sequences are from one Streptomyces sp. NBC_00536 window:
- the fxsT gene encoding FxSxx-COOH system tetratricopeptide repeat protein, whose product MTASRDGRIVTFYSYKGGTGRTMALANTAWILAANGKRVLAVDWDLEAPGLHRFFHPFLDPSTLGATTGIIDLISEYAWAATSPAQRSDDWHKDYARIQPHAVSLTPETLGWEFPDGGTLDFVSAGRQNREYSATVSTFDWDNFYDRLGGGHFFDALRDDMKRNYDYVLIDSRTGLSDIADICTVHLPDVLVDCFTLSDQSIDGAASVARQIDERFNDRGIKIYPVPMRIDEGEKEKADAGRALARIKFDRFPSGLGGDELTAYWGAVEIPYRPYYAYEETLATFGDEAGLTNSLLSAFERLTTVVTEGEITSMPAIGEEVRLRIRDAFTRRRPALPADLFLSYVAENRMWADWIESVLTRAGFRVVPKDVSAERPPTATPGDTLGGSGLSIDTAARTVVLLSSAYLKSARAVDVWERAAAEDPTGGRRQLVPLRVGDVRLSTPYIDRNPVDLFRLDEVHATTALLRAVERPAPLNDGMSSATAPGPRFPGTVPKIWNAPPRNPGFTGRSIVLERMRDQLGGGMAVVLPQPQTLYGLGGVGKTQVALEYVHRFMADYDLVWWISSEQTDDVVAALAELAVRLGAQTGEDMSAASQEAIDLLRRGVPSSRWLLVFDNADDPEALKRFFPPGGPGHVLVTSRNQSWSQYGDALPVDVFLREESIEHLQRRAPGLTKDDAEQVAIAVGDLPLAVEQAGAWIAETATPVSAYLEQLAQQAARVLALNQPPGYPEPVAATWNVSIERLQSRSPAAVRLLQLCAFFAPEPISANLLYSKEMIDALKPYDSSLQEKLVLGRVIREIGRFAMAKVDQVSNSIQVHRLVQAVIRAQLTEEEQREARHAVHRILAGARPDDDEPIDNPATWPRFNTIWPHLTPSEARYCKEPETRRLLIDRVRYLWKRGDFKAAYQLGEELRETWKETLGGDDLQYLYLRFHLSNILRSQGRFVEAKELDEVTLERQRTALGPSHPHTYMTTSGLAMDLGTLGRYGEAMELATAAHEGFSQIFHESHPRTLAAANNLALNLRMVGQYARAREIDQEVFDRRTEVLGPDHPYTLSSAQSLARDLREVGRYDDSVQLLSRTYEIYKRQLGRAFPGTLAAAKSLAVSLRRAGELEDARRLTTATRNRYRAKYTSVNPDLLACELNLAADMFAIGDAAGARDLAQEVVDEYMKVPGERHPYTLAALNNLAVFHWGSGAAETAETMLRQVIRHMREVLGDNHPHTIFAHLNLANTLADLGDPEGALELERMAVMRLREALGAHHPETLASASNMAVSLDSMGRKEEATRVRTEAVNELTRLLGEEHGLTRYARDERRVHRDLEPLAV is encoded by the coding sequence ATGACAGCCAGTCGTGACGGACGGATCGTCACCTTCTACTCGTACAAGGGCGGCACCGGCCGCACCATGGCGCTGGCCAACACCGCCTGGATCCTCGCCGCCAACGGCAAGCGGGTCCTCGCCGTGGACTGGGACCTGGAGGCCCCGGGCCTGCACCGCTTCTTCCACCCGTTCCTGGACCCCTCCACGCTCGGGGCCACCACCGGGATCATCGACCTGATCAGCGAGTACGCGTGGGCCGCCACCAGCCCGGCGCAGCGCTCCGACGACTGGCACAAGGACTACGCGCGGATCCAGCCGCACGCCGTCTCCCTCACGCCCGAGACCCTCGGCTGGGAGTTCCCCGACGGCGGCACCCTCGACTTCGTCTCCGCGGGCCGGCAGAACCGCGAGTACTCGGCCACCGTCTCCACCTTCGACTGGGACAACTTCTACGACCGGCTCGGCGGCGGCCACTTCTTCGACGCCCTGCGCGACGACATGAAGCGCAACTACGACTACGTCCTGATCGACAGCCGGACCGGGCTCAGCGACATCGCCGACATCTGCACGGTCCACCTGCCCGACGTGCTGGTGGACTGCTTCACCCTCTCCGACCAGTCCATCGACGGCGCCGCCTCCGTCGCCCGGCAGATCGACGAGCGGTTCAACGACCGCGGCATCAAGATCTACCCGGTCCCGATGCGCATCGACGAGGGCGAGAAGGAGAAGGCCGACGCGGGCCGCGCACTGGCCCGGATCAAGTTCGACCGCTTCCCCAGCGGACTGGGCGGCGACGAACTCACCGCCTACTGGGGCGCGGTGGAGATCCCCTACCGGCCCTACTACGCCTACGAGGAGACCCTGGCCACCTTCGGCGACGAGGCCGGGCTCACCAACTCCCTGCTCTCCGCCTTCGAACGGCTCACCACCGTGGTCACCGAAGGCGAGATCACCTCCATGCCCGCCATCGGCGAGGAGGTCCGGCTGCGGATCCGCGACGCCTTCACCCGCCGCCGCCCCGCCCTGCCCGCCGACCTGTTCCTGTCCTACGTCGCCGAGAACCGGATGTGGGCCGACTGGATCGAATCGGTCCTCACCCGGGCCGGGTTCCGGGTCGTGCCCAAGGACGTCTCCGCCGAGCGCCCGCCCACCGCCACCCCCGGGGACACCCTCGGCGGCTCGGGGCTCAGCATCGACACGGCCGCCCGGACCGTGGTGCTGCTCTCCAGCGCCTACCTCAAGTCCGCCCGGGCCGTGGACGTCTGGGAGCGGGCCGCCGCCGAGGACCCGACCGGCGGGCGGCGCCAGCTGGTGCCGCTGCGCGTGGGCGACGTACGCCTGAGCACCCCGTACATCGACCGCAATCCGGTGGACCTCTTCCGCCTCGACGAGGTGCACGCCACCACCGCCCTGCTGCGCGCGGTGGAACGGCCGGCGCCCCTCAACGACGGGATGAGCAGCGCCACGGCGCCCGGGCCGCGCTTCCCGGGGACCGTTCCGAAGATCTGGAACGCACCGCCGCGCAACCCCGGCTTCACCGGGCGCTCCATCGTGCTGGAGCGGATGCGCGACCAGCTCGGCGGGGGCATGGCGGTGGTCCTGCCGCAGCCGCAGACCCTGTACGGGCTGGGCGGGGTGGGCAAGACGCAGGTCGCGCTGGAGTACGTCCACCGGTTCATGGCGGACTACGACCTGGTGTGGTGGATCTCCTCCGAGCAGACGGACGACGTGGTCGCGGCCCTCGCGGAGCTGGCCGTCCGGCTCGGCGCGCAGACCGGCGAGGACATGTCGGCCGCCTCGCAGGAGGCGATCGACCTGCTGCGGCGCGGGGTGCCCTCCTCGCGCTGGCTGCTCGTCTTCGACAACGCGGACGATCCCGAGGCCCTCAAGCGGTTCTTCCCGCCGGGCGGCCCCGGGCACGTGCTGGTGACCTCCCGCAACCAGAGCTGGTCGCAGTACGGGGACGCGCTGCCGGTCGACGTGTTCCTGCGCGAGGAGTCCATCGAGCACCTCCAGCGGCGGGCTCCCGGGCTCACCAAGGACGATGCCGAACAGGTCGCGATCGCGGTCGGCGACCTGCCGCTCGCGGTCGAGCAGGCCGGTGCGTGGATCGCGGAGACCGCGACGCCCGTCTCCGCCTATCTGGAGCAGCTCGCCCAGCAGGCGGCCCGGGTGCTGGCGCTCAACCAGCCGCCCGGCTACCCGGAGCCGGTCGCGGCCACCTGGAACGTCTCCATAGAACGGCTGCAGAGCCGCTCCCCCGCCGCGGTGCGGCTGCTCCAGCTCTGCGCCTTCTTCGCGCCCGAGCCGATCTCGGCGAACCTGCTCTACAGCAAGGAGATGATCGACGCCCTCAAGCCGTACGACTCCTCGCTCCAGGAGAAGCTGGTACTGGGCCGGGTGATCCGGGAGATCGGCCGGTTCGCGATGGCCAAGGTCGACCAGGTCAGCAACAGCATCCAGGTGCACCGCCTGGTCCAGGCCGTGATCCGGGCGCAGTTGACCGAGGAGGAGCAGCGCGAGGCCCGGCACGCCGTGCACCGGATCCTGGCGGGTGCCCGGCCGGACGACGACGAGCCGATAGACAACCCGGCGACCTGGCCGCGGTTCAACACCATCTGGCCGCACCTGACCCCGTCCGAGGCCCGGTACTGCAAGGAGCCGGAGACCCGGCGGCTGCTGATCGACCGGGTCCGCTACCTGTGGAAGCGCGGTGACTTCAAGGCGGCGTACCAGCTCGGCGAGGAGCTGCGCGAGACCTGGAAGGAGACCCTGGGCGGCGACGACCTCCAGTACCTGTACCTGCGCTTCCACCTGTCCAACATCCTGCGCTCGCAGGGGCGGTTCGTGGAGGCCAAGGAGCTGGACGAGGTCACCCTGGAGCGCCAGCGCACGGCGCTGGGCCCCTCGCACCCGCACACCTACATGACCACCAGCGGCCTGGCGATGGACCTGGGCACCCTCGGCCGGTACGGCGAGGCGATGGAGCTGGCGACGGCCGCGCACGAGGGCTTCAGCCAGATCTTCCACGAGTCGCACCCGCGGACCCTGGCGGCCGCGAACAACCTGGCGCTGAACCTGCGCATGGTCGGGCAGTACGCCCGGGCCCGCGAGATCGACCAGGAGGTCTTCGACCGGCGCACCGAGGTGCTCGGCCCGGACCACCCGTACACCCTGTCCTCGGCCCAGAGCCTGGCCCGCGACCTGCGGGAGGTCGGCCGCTACGACGACTCGGTGCAGCTGCTGAGCCGGACGTACGAGATCTACAAGCGGCAACTGGGGCGCGCCTTCCCGGGCACCCTCGCCGCCGCCAAGTCCCTCGCCGTCTCGCTGCGCCGGGCGGGCGAGCTGGAGGACGCGCGGCGGCTGACCACCGCCACCCGCAACCGCTACCGGGCCAAGTACACCTCGGTCAACCCGGACCTGCTGGCCTGCGAACTGAACCTGGCCGCCGACATGTTCGCCATCGGAGACGCGGCGGGGGCGCGGGACCTGGCGCAGGAGGTCGTCGACGAGTACATGAAGGTGCCGGGCGAGCGGCACCCGTACACCCTGGCCGCGCTGAACAACCTCGCGGTGTTCCACTGGGGTTCGGGGGCGGCGGAGACGGCCGAGACCATGCTGCGCCAGGTGATCCGGCACATGCGCGAGGTCCTCGGCGACAACCACCCGCACACGATCTTCGCGCACCTGAACCTGGCGAACACCCTGGCCGACCTGGGCGATCCGGAGGGCGCGCTGGAACTGGAGCGGATGGCGGTGATGCGGCTGCGCGAGGCGCTCGGCGCGCACCACCCCGAAACCCTGGCGAGCGCCTCCAACATGGCGGTCAGCCTCGATTCGATGGGCCGCAAGGAGGAAGCCACGCGGGTCCGCACGGAGGCGGTGAACGAGCTGACCAGGCTCCTGGGCGAGGAACACGGCCTGACCCGCTACGCACGCGACGAGCGCCGGGTCCACCGCGACCTGGAGCCGCTGGCGGTGTGA
- a CDS encoding DUF4231 domain-containing protein, producing MNDSTTFRNEDLPALFHHTDQAAISRQRESTQATRAQLLLLVTAAAAGALPSSARVGSLHVFGMLSALAYAGVLGVGVRATRRRARPQWQLNRSAAEFIKSLAWRYAVHGAPFGSEVPDAPQVYGTRLEAGLDELRKMGWEDPRTAGMVPAGGEITGAMHRLRGLGYQVRRETYVRDRLIEQRKWYQRKTEVSRRATAVWSWSIVLLTCAALLFALLGAFGSGPGTRLTGLLSAAAAAGIAWNEVRRHHPLIEAHTLIEQDLSAMMVVMQTTITESQWPSAVYETERYVSPQHTDWLARHSS from the coding sequence GTGAACGACAGCACGACCTTTCGAAACGAAGACCTGCCGGCCCTCTTCCACCACACCGACCAGGCGGCGATCTCCCGGCAGCGGGAGTCCACTCAGGCCACCCGCGCCCAGTTGCTGCTGCTCGTGACGGCCGCGGCGGCCGGGGCGCTGCCGTCCTCGGCCCGCGTCGGGTCGCTGCACGTGTTCGGGATGCTGAGCGCGCTGGCGTACGCGGGGGTGCTCGGCGTGGGGGTACGGGCCACCCGGCGCCGGGCCCGCCCGCAGTGGCAGCTCAACCGCAGCGCGGCGGAGTTCATCAAGTCGCTGGCCTGGCGGTACGCCGTCCACGGGGCGCCGTTCGGCAGCGAGGTGCCCGATGCCCCGCAGGTGTACGGGACCCGGCTGGAGGCGGGTCTGGACGAGTTGCGCAAGATGGGCTGGGAGGATCCGCGCACGGCCGGGATGGTGCCGGCGGGCGGGGAGATCACCGGGGCCATGCACCGGCTGCGGGGGCTCGGCTACCAGGTGCGGCGCGAGACGTACGTCAGGGACCGGCTGATCGAGCAGCGCAAGTGGTACCAGCGCAAGACGGAGGTGTCGCGGCGGGCCACCGCCGTGTGGTCGTGGTCGATCGTGCTCCTGACCTGTGCGGCGCTGCTGTTCGCGCTGCTGGGGGCCTTCGGCTCGGGTCCGGGCACGCGGCTGACCGGACTGCTGAGCGCCGCCGCGGCGGCCGGGATCGCCTGGAACGAGGTGCGCCGCCACCATCCGCTGATCGAGGCGCACACGCTGATCGAGCAGGACCTGTCCGCGATGATGGTGGTGATGCAGACGACGATCACGGAGTCGCAGTGGCCGTCCGCGGTCTATGAGACCGAGCGGTACGTCTCCCCGCAGCACACGGACTGGCTGGCCCGCCACAGCAGTTGA
- a CDS encoding S1 family peptidase, producing MSFKHIPHTPHTPTSTSTRGRSRARTRLAALAAGLAAVAAFTVPATASASSDSAAGSGGLSADRLAAVGASVQRADVAGTAWYTDPATGTLVVTADSTVSATDLARIKHEAGADAGALRVERTSGKLSKLISGGDAIYASGWRCSLGFNVRSGTTYYMLTAGHCTDGAGTWWTSTAHTTTIGATVGSSFPGNDYGLVRYDNTSLAHAGTVGSQDITSAANATVGMSVTRRGSTTGIHSGTVQALNATVNYGNGDIVSGLIRTNVCAEPGDSGGPLYSGTKAIGLTSGGSGNCSSGGTTFFQPVTEALAAYGVSVY from the coding sequence ATGAGCTTCAAGCACATCCCCCACACCCCCCACACCCCCACATCCACCTCCACCCGCGGACGCTCCCGCGCCCGCACCCGGCTCGCGGCGCTCGCGGCGGGACTCGCCGCCGTCGCCGCCTTCACCGTCCCCGCGACGGCCAGCGCCAGCTCCGACAGTGCCGCGGGCTCCGGTGGCCTGAGCGCCGACCGGCTCGCCGCCGTCGGCGCCTCGGTGCAGCGCGCCGACGTCGCGGGCACCGCCTGGTACACCGACCCCGCCACCGGCACCCTCGTGGTGACCGCCGACTCCACCGTCTCGGCCACCGACCTCGCCAGAATCAAGCACGAGGCCGGGGCCGACGCCGGGGCCCTGCGCGTCGAGCGCACCTCCGGCAAGCTGAGCAAGCTGATCTCGGGCGGCGACGCGATCTACGCCTCCGGCTGGCGCTGCTCGCTCGGCTTCAACGTCCGCAGCGGAACCACGTACTACATGCTCACCGCCGGGCACTGCACCGACGGCGCGGGCACCTGGTGGACGAGCACCGCGCACACCACCACGATCGGCGCGACCGTCGGATCCAGCTTCCCCGGCAACGACTACGGCCTGGTCCGCTACGACAACACCTCGCTGGCCCACGCGGGCACCGTCGGCAGCCAGGACATCACCAGCGCCGCCAACGCCACCGTCGGCATGTCCGTGACCCGGCGCGGCTCCACCACCGGCATCCACAGCGGCACGGTGCAGGCCCTCAACGCCACCGTCAACTACGGCAACGGCGACATCGTCTCCGGCCTGATCCGCACCAACGTCTGCGCCGAGCCCGGCGACAGCGGCGGCCCGCTCTACTCCGGGACCAAGGCCATCGGCCTGACCTCCGGCGGCAGCGGCAACTGCTCCAGCGGCGGCACCACGTTCTTCCAGCCGGTGACCGAGGCCCTGGCGGCCTACGGGGTCAGCGTCTACTGA
- a CDS encoding DUF1684 domain-containing protein, with the protein MVTDTADTADAPAAWKRWHAHRVDTVSAPYGPLALTGTHWLADYPEGRIPDVPGVWRETDGGVVLTAAPADGLTLDGEPFAGEAVLAADDGPVSGSRIAAAAVRLAVIRREGAWAVRVHDPDSPARGAFETVEATPYDPAYALPGRFRAYGEDRTVQVENADGRTRGLGLGGELAFAFQGVPHTLQVAVDEDDGSLWAVFGDATSGRSSYRFRFLRPGTPAADGSVAVDLNRALLPPCAFADHFICPFPPPGNTLPFEVAAGERRLKSALATGI; encoded by the coding sequence ATGGTTACCGACACTGCCGATACGGCCGACGCCCCCGCCGCCTGGAAGCGCTGGCACGCCCACCGGGTGGACACGGTGTCCGCCCCCTACGGCCCGCTGGCCCTCACCGGCACCCACTGGCTCGCCGATTACCCGGAGGGTCGAATTCCGGACGTTCCCGGGGTGTGGCGCGAGACGGACGGCGGAGTCGTCCTCACCGCCGCCCCCGCGGACGGGCTCACCCTCGACGGCGAGCCCTTCGCGGGGGAGGCGGTGCTCGCCGCCGACGACGGCCCGGTCTCCGGCTCCCGGATCGCGGCGGCCGCCGTACGGCTCGCGGTGATCCGGCGCGAAGGGGCCTGGGCGGTCCGCGTCCACGACCCGGACTCCCCGGCCCGCGGCGCCTTCGAGACGGTCGAAGCCACCCCGTACGACCCGGCGTACGCGCTCCCGGGCCGCTTCCGCGCGTACGGCGAGGACCGGACCGTACAGGTCGAGAACGCCGACGGGCGCACCCGCGGCCTCGGCCTCGGCGGCGAGCTGGCCTTCGCGTTCCAGGGCGTCCCGCACACCCTCCAGGTCGCCGTGGACGAGGACGACGGCAGTCTGTGGGCGGTCTTCGGCGATGCCACCAGTGGCCGGAGCAGCTACCGCTTCCGGTTCCTGCGGCCCGGCACGCCGGCCGCCGACGGCTCGGTCGCGGTCGACCTCAACCGGGCGCTGCTGCCGCCCTGCGCCTTCGCGGACCACTTCATCTGTCCCTTCCCGCCGCCCGGGAACACCCTGCCGTTCGAGGTCGCGGCAGGCGAACGGCGGCTGAAATCAGCCCTTGCTACCGGTATCTGA
- a CDS encoding DUF5685 family protein → MFGIVRPCTHRLGDRFKTEWMAHLCGLCLALRGDHGQFARVVTNYDGLLVSVLTEAQSGPAPGARRTAGPCPLRGMRTAPVANGEGARLAAAVSLVLASAKVRDHVADRDGLLARAPLAAAARTVARRWDRAGARTGASLGFDTAVLVDAVDRQGGIEALAGPGTPVLRVTEPTETATAAAFAHTATLAGRPGNAPALAEAGRYFGRLAHLLDAVEDQAADAAAGAWNPLTATGTPLSEARRLCDDALHGIRLALREAEFVDAGLAHRLLVHELRTSVDRAFGMSSCGHTGTASAGHGPEQGFGTAPPSWDPGHGGGGFGAPPPPQKPRRGLLAGCAVSIGLFCTCQLCCTDFEGPWSRKKRDAWCDDCDCDCGGCDGCGCDGGCCDGCDCCDCGCDCGC, encoded by the coding sequence TTGTTCGGCATTGTCAGACCCTGCACGCACCGGCTCGGAGACCGGTTCAAAACGGAATGGATGGCCCATCTCTGCGGCCTGTGCCTGGCACTTCGTGGGGACCACGGACAGTTCGCGAGGGTCGTCACCAACTACGACGGGCTGCTCGTCTCCGTTCTGACGGAGGCTCAGTCCGGGCCGGCCCCGGGCGCACGGCGCACGGCGGGCCCCTGTCCACTGCGCGGGATGCGCACCGCTCCGGTGGCCAACGGCGAGGGCGCGCGGCTCGCCGCGGCCGTCTCCCTGGTGCTCGCCTCGGCGAAGGTACGGGACCACGTGGCCGACCGGGACGGCCTGTTGGCACGCGCTCCGCTGGCCGCCGCCGCGCGCACCGTGGCCCGGCGCTGGGACCGGGCCGGAGCCCGCACCGGGGCCTCCCTCGGCTTCGACACCGCGGTGCTCGTGGACGCGGTGGACCGCCAGGGCGGCATCGAGGCGCTGGCCGGACCGGGCACGCCGGTGCTGCGGGTGACCGAGCCGACCGAGACCGCCACGGCCGCCGCCTTCGCGCATACCGCGACCTTGGCCGGGCGGCCCGGCAACGCCCCCGCGCTCGCCGAGGCGGGCCGGTACTTCGGGCGGCTCGCGCACCTGCTGGACGCGGTCGAGGATCAGGCCGCGGACGCCGCGGCGGGGGCCTGGAACCCGCTGACGGCCACCGGGACCCCGCTCAGCGAGGCCCGGCGGCTGTGCGACGACGCGCTGCACGGGATCCGGCTGGCGCTGCGGGAGGCCGAGTTCGTGGACGCGGGGCTCGCGCACCGGCTGCTGGTCCACGAGCTGCGCACCTCGGTGGACCGCGCCTTCGGCATGAGCTCCTGCGGGCACACGGGCACCGCCTCCGCCGGTCACGGCCCGGAGCAGGGGTTCGGTACGGCGCCGCCCTCCTGGGACCCGGGGCACGGGGGCGGCGGCTTCGGCGCTCCGCCGCCGCCGCAGAAGCCGCGCCGCGGCCTGCTCGCGGGCTGCGCGGTGTCCATAGGCCTGTTCTGCACCTGCCAGCTGTGCTGCACCGACTTCGAAGGGCCCTGGTCCCGGAAGAAGCGGGACGCGTGGTGCGACGACTGCGACTGTGACTGCGGCGGCTGCGACGGGTGCGGCTGTGACGGCGGTTGCTGCGATGGGTGCGACTGCTGTGACTGCGGGTGCGACTGCGGCTGCTGA
- a CDS encoding cell division protein SepF, with the protein MGSVRKASAWLGLVEDSSDERYYDDEYAEAAAQSNHTGGVEREQWVTDPRVKVASESAVEQGRRIATVTPDGFRDARGIGELFREGVPVIVNLSSMDPGDAKRVVDFAAGLTFGLRGSIERVATRVFLLTPADTQIVSGEPGGRTRDFFNQS; encoded by the coding sequence ATGGGTTCGGTACGCAAGGCGAGTGCCTGGCTGGGTCTCGTTGAGGACAGCAGCGACGAGCGTTACTACGACGACGAGTACGCGGAGGCCGCGGCGCAGAGCAACCACACGGGCGGTGTCGAGCGCGAGCAGTGGGTCACCGACCCGCGGGTCAAGGTGGCGTCCGAGTCGGCCGTCGAGCAGGGCCGGCGGATCGCCACGGTGACCCCCGACGGCTTCCGCGACGCGCGGGGCATCGGCGAGCTGTTCCGCGAGGGCGTGCCCGTCATCGTGAACCTGTCGTCGATGGACCCGGGCGACGCGAAGCGCGTGGTCGACTTCGCGGCCGGCCTGACCTTCGGCCTGCGCGGCTCGATCGAGCGGGTGGCGACCAGAGTCTTCCTGCTGACCCCGGCCGACACCCAGATCGTCAGCGGCGAGCCCGGTGGGCGCACGCGCGACTTCTTCAACCAGAGCTGA
- a CDS encoding acyl-CoA dehydrogenase family protein, with the protein MSASKTPFVPTDPLGLDELLGPEDLAVRDTVRDWAADRVLPYVAEWYESGELPGIRELARELGAIGALGMSLTGYGCAGASAVQYGLACLELEAADSGIRSLVSVQGSLAMYAIWKYGSEEQKQRWLPGMAAGELIGCFGLTEPDVGSDPAAMRTHAKRDGTDWVLNGRKMWITNGSVAAVAVVWAQTEEGIRGFVVPTDSAGFSAPEIKHKWSLRASVTSELVMDDVRLPADAVLPEVTGLKGPLGCLSHARYGIIWGSMGAARASFESALGYAKTREQFGKPIGGFQLTQAKLADMALELHKGILLAHHLGRRMDAGTLRPEQISFGKLNNVREAIDICRTARTILGANGISLEYPVMRHATNLESVLTYEGTVEMHQLVLGKALTGLDAFR; encoded by the coding sequence GTGTCCGCGTCGAAAACCCCCTTCGTCCCCACCGACCCCCTCGGGCTCGACGAGCTGCTCGGCCCCGAGGACCTCGCGGTCCGGGACACCGTCCGGGACTGGGCGGCCGACCGCGTGCTGCCGTACGTCGCCGAGTGGTACGAGAGCGGCGAGCTGCCCGGGATCCGGGAGCTGGCCCGGGAGCTGGGGGCCATCGGCGCGCTCGGGATGTCCCTGACCGGGTACGGCTGCGCGGGCGCCAGCGCCGTCCAGTACGGGCTGGCCTGCCTGGAGCTGGAGGCCGCCGACTCAGGGATCCGCTCCCTCGTCTCCGTACAGGGTTCGCTCGCCATGTACGCGATCTGGAAGTACGGCTCCGAGGAGCAGAAGCAGCGCTGGCTGCCCGGGATGGCGGCCGGTGAGCTGATCGGCTGCTTCGGGCTGACCGAGCCCGACGTGGGCTCGGACCCTGCTGCCATGAGGACCCACGCCAAGCGTGACGGCACCGACTGGGTGCTGAACGGCCGCAAGATGTGGATCACCAACGGCAGCGTCGCGGCCGTCGCCGTGGTGTGGGCGCAGACCGAAGAGGGGATCCGGGGGTTCGTCGTTCCGACGGACAGTGCGGGCTTCTCCGCGCCCGAGATCAAGCACAAGTGGTCGCTGCGCGCCTCGGTGACCAGCGAGCTGGTCATGGACGACGTACGGCTGCCCGCGGACGCGGTGCTTCCGGAGGTGACCGGGCTCAAGGGGCCGCTGGGCTGCCTCAGTCACGCGCGGTACGGGATCATCTGGGGATCCATGGGCGCGGCGCGCGCCAGCTTCGAGTCCGCGCTCGGTTACGCGAAGACGCGCGAGCAGTTCGGGAAGCCGATCGGCGGCTTCCAGCTCACCCAGGCCAAGCTCGCGGACATGGCCCTGGAACTGCACAAGGGCATCCTGCTCGCCCACCACCTGGGCCGCCGCATGGACGCGGGCACCCTGCGGCCGGAGCAGATCAGCTTCGGCAAGCTCAACAACGTCCGCGAGGCGATCGACATCTGCCGCACCGCGCGGACGATCCTCGGCGCGAACGGGATCTCCCTGGAGTACCCCGTCATGCGGCACGCCACGAACCTCGAATCGGTGCTCACCTACGAGGGCACCGTCGAGATGCACCAGCTGGTCCTGGGCAAGGCACTCACCGGCCTCGACGCCTTCCGGTGA